A genomic segment from Aegilops tauschii subsp. strangulata cultivar AL8/78 chromosome 1, Aet v6.0, whole genome shotgun sequence encodes:
- the LOC120961898 gene encoding subtilisin-like protease SBT3.8, with translation MVLHYKHGFSGFAAMLTRDQAKRLAEFPGVISVEPSRRIRTTTTRSWDFLGLNCSSSHSHAPPSELLHMSNCGEDVIIGVVDSGIWPESRSFSDVGYGPVPSRWKGECQTGPDWGINNCSRKIIFFYIAGEASGPDSLSPRDHTDHGTHCASIAAGSAVGVEEEAASFHGLAAGVAQGGAPRARIAMYKIIWRDDGASSTALLLAAMDDAIHDGVDVLSLSLGESDENSFGALHAVQKGITVVYAASNEGPRPQTVKNTAPWVITVAASKIDRSFPTVITLGNKQQMVGQSLYYQVKNNNSCHQGPAVSKSLNVYHRK, from the exons ATGGTCCTCCACTACAAGCACGGCTTCTCGGGCTTCGCCGCCATGCTCACCCGAGACCAAGCCAAAAGACTTGCAG AGTTTCCTGGAGTTATCAGCGTGGAGCCGAGCAGGAGGATCAGGACGACCACCACGCGGAGCTGGGACTTCCTTGGGCTCAACTGCTCGTCCTCCCACTCACACGCGCCGCCCAGTGAGCTGCTCCACATGAGCAACTGCGGAGAGGATGTAATCATCGGTGTGGTTGACTCCG GGATCTGGCCGGAGTCGAGGAGCTTCAGCGATGTAGGGTATGGGCCGGTGCCATCAAGGTGGAAAGGGGAGTGCCAGACAGGGCCGGACTGGGGCATCAATAACTGCAGCCGAAAGATCATTTTTTTCTACATTGCTGGGGAGGCCTCCGGACCTGACTCGCTGTCGCCACGTGACCACACCGACCATGGCACACATTGTGCGTCCATCGCAGCGGGCTCAGCCGTAGGCgtcgaggaggaggcggcaagcTTCCATGGCCTCGCCGCGGGGGTCGCACAGGGAGGTGCGCCGCGCGCTCGCATCGCGATGTACAAGATCATCTGGCGTGATGATGGCGCCAGCTCCACGGCACTCCTTCTGGCCGCCATGGACGACGCGATCCACGACGGGGTGGACGTATTGTCGCTGTCCCTCGGTGaatcggacgagaactcattcgGCGCCTTGCACGCGGTCCAAAAAGGGATTACCGTGGTGTACGCCGCCTCAAACGAAGGGCCCAGGCCACAGACCGTCAAGAACACTGCACCATGGGTCATCACCGTGGCGGCAAGCAAGATCGACCGCTCGTTCCCGACGGTGATCACATTGGGAAACAAGCAGCAGATGGTGGGACAATCTCTCTATTACCAAGTAAAGAACAACAACTCGTGTCATCAAGGACCAGCAGTTTCAAAGAGCTTAAATGTGTACCATCGTAAGTAA